The Miscanthus floridulus cultivar M001 chromosome 17, ASM1932011v1, whole genome shotgun sequence genome has a window encoding:
- the LOC136516363 gene encoding RGG repeats nuclear RNA binding protein A-like: MATINPFELLGADDNDDPTQLLAAAAAAKQKAEAKKQAAGAQPAPAKLPSKPAPPAQAVKESRSGGAPSRGGYGRGERGRGRGGRGYGQNRDYGSEDANGFQGGYGAGGGARAGGEEGAQDRERGPRPPYRGGGGGGGRRGGYRDGEFGDDSERPPRRPYERHSGTGRGVEMKREGSGRGNWGTTTDEIIARKTEEGLELEEKAPVPEKQGALEDTPKGEENKENKDATANEEEEKEEDKEMTLEEFEKIREEKRKALLALKTEERKVEVDRDLQSMQPLANKKGNDEIFVKLGSDKDALKKKENAERDERAKKSVSINEFLKPAEGERYYGGRGRGRGRGGFRGGYGGGYRTPPAAPAIQDQSQFPSLGGK, encoded by the exons atGGCGACCATCAATCCCTTCGAACTCCTTGGTGCCGACGACAACGACGACCCCACGCAGCTgctggccgccgccgcggcagcGAAGCAGAAGGCCGAGGCGAAGAAGCAAGCGGCGGGCGCGCAGCCAGCCCCCGCCAAGTTGCCGTCCAAGCCTGCTCCCCCCGCCCAGGCCG TGAAGGAGTCCCGCAGTGGTGGTGCTCCCTCCCGTGGAGGTTATGGGCGCGGCGAACGTGGTCGTGGCAGAGGAGGGCGTGGATATGGTCAGAACCGCGACTATGGCAGCGAAGATGCTAATGGGTTTCAGGGAGGATACGGTGCTGGAGGGGGTGCCAGAGCTGGAGGCGAAGAAGGCGCCCAGGATAGAGAGAGGGGCCCTCGTCCACCCtaccgtggcggcggcggcggtggtggccggcGGGGTGGATACCGTGATGGTGAATTTGGTGATGATTCTGAGAGGCCACCTCGGAGGCCCTATGAACGCCATAGCGGTACTGGCCGTGGGGTTGAAATGAAGCGCGAGGGTTCAGGCCGTGGGAACTGGGGAACTACCACTGATGAAATTATCGCCCG GAAAACTGAGGAAGGCCTGGAGCTGGAAGAGAAGGCCCCTGTTCCTGAGAAGCAGGGTGCACTGGAGGATACTCCAAAGGGAGAGGAGAACAAGGAGAACAAGGATGCCACAGctaatgaggaagaagagaaggaagaggATAAG GAGATGACTCTTGAGGAGTTTGAGAAAATAAGGGAGGAAAAGCGGAAGGCACTTCTTGCCCTTAAGACTGAAGAGAGGAAGGTTGAAGTTGATAGGGACCTGCAGTCTATGCAGCCGCTTGCAAACAAGAAAGGAAATGATGAAATTTTCGTAAAGCTG GGTTCTGATAAGGATGCtctgaagaagaaagaaaatgctGAACGTGATGAACGCGCTAAGAAG TCGGTGAGCATCAACGAGTTTTTGAAACCAGCTGAAGGAGAAAGGTACTatggtgggcgtgggcgtggcaggGGCCGTGGAGGGTTCAGAGGGGGATATGGTGGGGGTTATCGCACTCCACCAGCTGCTCCTGCAATTCAAGACCAATCCCAATTCCCTTCGCTTGGTGGGAAGTGA